The genomic region TCAGACTTTATGGTGAAGGAGCCGTAGTTGATGGCCTCTGGAGCCGTCCACTTTATGGGAAACTTAGCTCCTGGTGTTtggaagagaaacagaaagacgTGAGTTTCCTTCAGCTATACACCGATCCTTTCAGTTTCACTCCCAttcctctgagctctctctgaCTTTAAGTTATCATCACACATATCACAGTGAATGTGGACTCATACCTTCTCTGGCCGTGTACTCATTGTCCTCGATGATTCGAGCCAGGCCAAAGTCTGCGATCTTGCAGACCAGAGCTTTGTTGACGAGGATATTTGCAGCTCGCAGGTCTCTGTGGATGTAGTTCCTCTGCTCGATGTAGGCCATCCCCTCTGCGGTCTGAAGAGTCAGTAAAAAACAGTCAGAACAGAGTTCAATACATGACCCTGACACACTGCTTCAACTGTAAACTCATTAAAACCAACACTGAACCCATACTGACCTAACCTACACTTACACGTTGACCTCTAAATCACGTCCCTCTCTGTCTCAAACACAGATTTATGAACACGATCAGAGTGTGTAAGCTGATCTGTTCTTTCACTTCATCTCACTGCTGCTAATTAACCAAACAATGTAACACAGATATAAAGTGGACTTTTCTTTCtcatagagaggaagagaagcacACCGAGCAGGATactggaggagagacagagagacatgaGGTAAAGAGCCGCtgggctggaatcaaacccccCACTCGCTTCACATGTAGAGACCTGACCAGTTCAGCATTTTGGTCCATGCAGTAGTCAGTCTCTCACCTGTCAGACTCTCTGAGTaactcaaacacagagaggagacccaggttaATGATGAGTCTTCTCTTATCAAGTCTTTAATATCTGCAGATGaaacagcagacacacaagGGCGTGTCTCCATCTGATGTTACCGTGCAGATTCAGACTGGAACGACAGGTCTatgagctgctgcagctctggatCATATCAGCTGGCTGCAGGTGAACGTGCCCCCTCATCCAGAgatacctgctctgtttgtttgaaacAGACTCTCTCTAAcacccctcttctctctctctgactgtctgAACTTCAGGGACAGAGGGAGTGTCTTACACAAAGTGCTCAGGCTGAACAAAGAGCTCCAGTTTGAGCTGTTTATCAAAGGCATCTTAATAATTCTCCTCAGCCGACTGTAGTTGAAGGTGATTGTGTAAACTGCAGGTAAAGATCTGACAGATAGACCGTCAGATAGTCAGTGTGATCAGAGCAGAGTTGAAGCTCAATGAGTGACTCTCACCTGAGCAGAGAAATCGATGAGCTTCGGCAGCTGGACGCGGTTTCCTTCATCACTCTTTATGAAGTCTAATAAACtccctgcagacacaaacatgcacaaacacacacattaacacagggaACACATGCTGCATGCAGAGCTCAGTGACCACCGTCTCTGACATGGTGAGACTACAGAAACCTTAACCAGACAAACAGACTGATTCTATGAGAGTGACAGGCTGACCTTTCTCCATATACTCTGTGATGATGTAGATGGGCTCCTCCTTGGTGACCACGGCGTTCAGGCGAACCAGCTTGTCGTGCTGCAGAGTCTTCATCAGGTTAGCTTCACCCATGAAAGCTTCCACAGACATGCTTCCCGGCTTCATCGTCTTCACCGCCACCTTGGTGTGTTTGTTGTACGTGGCTTCACGCAAATCAACATGTTAGAATCAGAGAATGTTGTACTCAGTCATCAAAAACCGGAGTCTAAAATCATCCCGTTTTGACTCACCCATCCAGACTTCTCCAAACTGTCCTGCTCCGAGTTTTCTTTCCAGTTTGAGTGAGGATCGGGGGATCTCCCACGCATCTTTCTCCCATGGTTTCTCAGGTTTAGGACTCAGACACGGACTGGTCAGTGATTGACAGAGACCGTCTCCCtgctctaaaacacacacaacaaatatACCAGGGTTAGATTCTGTTAgggtctcctcctcctcgtgcaCAGAGGGTTTCCTCCTCTTCACGCAGGATCTCATTTAGACAATCATTACTTTGAAACTATTCTTATTCAGATTCCTACTTTGAAACTATTCTTATTCAGATTCCTACTTTGAAACTATTCTTATTCAGATTCCTATTTTCATCAACGTTTGTCCTGCAGCGATAAATGAAGCACCTCCACAGCGCTTTAAAAACAATCCATAAGACCTGATCAGATTGCACATTCAGCAGGTTGATGTTTTAGAgttgtccagcagagggcactgtGGTTTAAAGGAGGAGCTCTTACTAAAGCTAGTTTGTAGGAAGATTGAAGACACATATAGAGACTCATGTACAGTTTATTTAAGCATTAAACTTTGCCATGTGAAGAGTCCACTCCTCCATTAAAGGTCAGGTCTAaagttttaaaggttttatgaGTGAGAATATGATAAATGTAATCTGTTCATTTCACTGAGGTCTGTCTGTTTGCTCCTTCTTAGATATTAAActccctcagtgtgtgtttggacaTGATGAACTCACTCTTGTAATGGCTGATCAGGTCCTGCAGGGTGCTGAAGGTGTTTCGTGGAGAGATGTAGAATCCTCCATTGTCCAGAGTTCTGATCTTGTAATGTTTGACGGTGTCAGCAGACTGACCGTCACTGTCCCGCACAGACAGAGAGTAGCTTCCTGTGAGGGACGACAGAAAGGAACACAAGGTCAACATGAGGGCTCCTTACAGCTGATACCTTTGCAGAACAACACAAGGCAGTTAAAGGGTCACTCAGGGGATTTAGACCTGTGATTTCACACACTCTGAGGCTTTAAAATAAACCTCAGTAAAGTCTAAAATCTAAGGTTGAGTAAAACATGAACATGAGATCCTGTCCCTCCTGCAGGACGAACCGTGGGCTCACACACGCAGTACAGAGGTTCAGTTCATACCTGCATACATCTGAAGGAGCCACATTTACCTCACACACAGCCTCTACTCCTTCACCTGTGGAGACTTATTGTACTCACAGTCACGTTAGCTTATTCGTAGACCTCATGGCTGACTGTGtttgataaatgaaataaagctgACTCTTTCTTGGAAACAGTTTCTTAGGTTGCAGTAACTGTAAGGATGAATCAGATTTATCCATCTCTTATGACTCAGCTGACCTAATCCTGACAACCGGGTTTGTTTGGTCCACTCACCCTTGGTGGTCTCACTGTCTCGGATCATGAAGGATCCCGTCTTGTTCCCCGAAGCCAGCAGCTGCCGCTCTGCATCTTTCCTGCTCACACCTTTAAAGAACCACCTGAACAGCAGGAGACACAACAGGTGAGAAACCTGTACCCGCTTCAAGTCAGGAGGAAACCTCCAGACTGATGAAACAGCTGACAcagcagagctgcagctcccctcatgtccactagagtgtgtctcctgcagtgagtcagtccccatagagccccatgttaaaatgttacagcagaaataaacatgttaactaCCTGGTAAAAAACTGTTTGGGTTtctatagctaatttctctattcatgacaactTTAAGGGCTACatttatatacaactcacctgtttacagcagattAAGGGTTAAAGGGAGAGACGATTAGTGGTGTGGCCTCTTTGGAACAGAATAAAATGGAATGGagcagatcaaaggagaatagaatggaacagatcaaagcagaatagaatggaacagatcaaagcagaatataatggaacggaacagatcaaagcagaaaagaatggaatggaatggaacagatcaaaggggaatagaatggaacaggtcaacgcagaatagaatggaacagatcaaagcagaatagaatagaatggaacagatcaacgCAGAATAGAttggaacggaacagatcaacgcagaatagaatagaatggaatggaacagatcaaagcagaatagaatggaatggaacagatcaacacagaatagaatggaatggaacagatcaaagcagaatagaatggaatggaacagatcaaaggagaatagaatgggatGCATGTGattgatcaaagccaaataacaaCTGATTAATTCTAGACAGCGATaaagagacaccagggacgATCATATACATGTCATACTAATCTGAGTAAAGGAGTCGGCTACCCTCTGCCTCGACCCTCTCCTTAGAGACAttgaaggtgtgtttgtgtgtgaggagaCTTACTCCTCGGCCTCCAGGGTGTCTTTAGCTACGTAGTTACTGGGAATGAAACCCTCCTGACCCGAACTGATCAACTTTGCTCTCCACCACTCCCccgacctgcagagagagagagagagagagagagagagagagagagagagagagagagagagagagagagagagagagagagagagagagagagagagagagagagagagagagagagagaacttaATGAACCACTTGTTTCCTGTatagaaaaatgaaatgatgtGATTATTTCAGAAAACGTTTTATCCAGCAGGGATTTTAAGGATTAGGGGATCctctattttgttgtcagactgttgaacagctgATAATAAGGTGAGtctgaaagtgagagagagagagatgatgcagGTCTGCTGGATTCACTCACTCCTCTAAGATCTTCAGTTTGTCTCCCTTCCTGAAGCCGAGGTCTCCTTCATGGATGGCCTCATAGTCGTACAGAGCCATGGCAATGctttctcctgcagcagaggacagagacacagaggaaaaagacacacagagacacatacaGGACATACAAGGTGTCAGTGAGCTGAAGGTCAGACTGATGGAGAAGCTGAGACCTTCACTGAGTGTTAGAAGATACTGAAGACACAGGTCTGTGTCTGATGATAAACACTCACCATCTGAACAGTTTGCATTGGACGGCACTTtactctgagagagagagagagagagagagagagagagagagagagagagagagagagagagagagagagagagagagagagagagagagagagagagagagagagagagagagagagagagatatgtgATGATTAAAGGTGAGCATCAAAGTGCTGTCAGATGTTCTCTGATGGTTATGGAGCATGCCCAGAACACGTCTTACTGGTGGGAGTGGAGTTGGATGTTTCTCACTTGTGTTAGaggattcatttatttacatgaAGTCCATTTAATCCAGATTACAGAATATAACAGATTAACTCCAACACTCCAACATGCAGGATGCCTTTATTTCTCACACCTGCCTCCTCTCACATGGAGCCTCTACTCAATGCACACTTTAAACCACAGCTCCCCCTAGTGCTCCAGACCTGCAATTACAACTCtttatattcaacatgtttAGAGGTGTGAGAGCTGACCAAAACAAGCTGCTGAAAGATGCTAAAATCTGTAAAGATGAAGAGCTGATGATCATTTTTTATGGATCTCTTCTGGTATTGACTCAAAACACAGATCAATACAGGTTTAAACAATCTGTCTGAGTCTTCTTCACTCTGTGTGGATCCATCAGCTCCCTCGAAGTGATCATGTCAGACCTCTGCACAGTCtacaacattacaataaataagtaataagTAAAACCCCAGAGTGAGGGGAGTTTCTGTATTTCAGTTTCAgtcacttcctcttcttcactgaGACAGAGGAGTGGTTCAGTCGGCTCACAGGAAGAggaagctctctctctcacacagcaGCTTCACGCCGTGGCGAGCTCAGATCAAAGTTCGACCAGGATGCAAATTAAAGATGGTCACATGACCTCAGTGGAAAACTGCCCGCTTATTACTGTCAcactgtttcctcctcagactcttACTGTTTCTGCTTTCACAGCTTCATCTTCCTCATTCTTTATTCAGACACCATAacgaaggagtgtgtgtgtgtatgtgtttatgagTGTTTAATTAAGTTAAAGGTCACAGGTTTGTTCAGATGTAGGAGTAAATCACCTTTGAGGATGTTGTAAATGTGATCTGAGGctgttttttaagtttcatGTTTCTTTAAACAAAGATGGCGGCACATGCAGGTGCAACAGTAGTTCTAAGTACCGCATCAggatttttatgtttgtttctaagTTATACccgttgtttatttatttattttcttatttatgtttgtaaatatttttgtttattgttcttGTTATCTCTGTGTATTTATTCCACATTATCTATATCGTATCCTTATCTTATTACTGCAGCAGGGCTGAGTGATCCAAAGACATTTAGCTGTATGCAAACAGTGATGATGACATTCCTTATCTTtatgtttatctatttatctatcatctttataattttttaaaatagtttttatcTTTTTGAAAAATAAGCTTGTTAAGCATCTTGACTCCTTTGAGAGGAGCATGGTCTGGCATGCTGCAGTATCATCCGCTCTGCAGAGAAGGGACTGAGCTCCATCTCTACAGGACCTGCACACCAGGTCCTGTCTTACCAGCAGGTAAGGCTGTGACTGACCAAACCCCTCACCCCAAGATCACTGTCTTCCCCTCTTCTGCCAACCTCATGCATGAAGCCCCACCCCAACACAGACTGTCACAcaggtggcctagtggtctaagcaccccacatacagaggccatagtcctcgttgcagaggtcgctggttcaactcccagctgtgaccatttgctgcatgtcttcacccactctctgctccccacatgtcctgtctctcttcagctgtcctatccataaaggcaaacatgtaaataaaataaaaataaataaataaaatatgtattcaTTCTGAATGTGAGAGGACGTCTGTCAGCTAACAGGTTGTGCAGCATCTTCAGATACATCAGATTTTTAGTGATCTCTAGAGGCCAGAGTGAGTATTAcaggacacacagaggaggTGAAGCTGTGTTCCTCCCGTGTTTGAAACTCAGAATCAAGCTAAATGAGTTT from Notolabrus celidotus isolate fNotCel1 chromosome 11, fNotCel1.pri, whole genome shotgun sequence harbors:
- the hck gene encoding tyrosine-protein kinase HCK → MGCVGSKKEPQPAVKRSGSDDLQSRSQTAHYVKDPTAGSKASKVPSNANCSDGESIAMALYDYEAIHEGDLGFRKGDKLKILEESGEWWRAKLISSGQEGFIPSNYVAKDTLEAEEWFFKGVSRKDAERQLLASGNKTGSFMIRDSETTKGSYSLSVRDSDGQSADTVKHYKIRTLDNGGFYISPRNTFSTLQDLISHYKKQGDGLCQSLTSPCLSPKPEKPWEKDAWEIPRSSLKLERKLGAGQFGEVWMATYNKHTKVAVKTMKPGSMSVEAFMGEANLMKTLQHDKLVRLNAVVTKEEPIYIITEYMEKGSLLDFIKSDEGNRVQLPKLIDFSAQTAEGMAYIEQRNYIHRDLRAANILVNKALVCKIADFGLARIIEDNEYTAREGAKFPIKWTAPEAINYGSFTIKSDVWSFGILLTEIISYGRTPYPGMTNPEVIRSLEKGYRMQRLDSCPTELYEIMLECWKNKPEDRPTFDYLQSVLEDFYTATESQYQQQP